In the Piscinibacter sp. XHJ-5 genome, one interval contains:
- a CDS encoding DUF2214 family protein: MPHDALLAIVHHLAVFSLVAILFAEWTLLRPGLTAGQLQLAGRIDMAYGAMAGVAILAGFARAITGPKGWEFYAGNPVFWAKIVVFAIVGGLSAVPTTALLRWRRAGVPAEAELLRLRGWLNAQLLLVLLIPVLAALMARGIGH; this comes from the coding sequence ATGCCCCACGACGCCCTGCTGGCCATCGTCCATCACCTCGCCGTCTTCTCCCTGGTCGCCATCCTGTTCGCCGAATGGACGCTGCTGCGCCCCGGCCTCACGGCTGGCCAGCTGCAGCTGGCCGGCCGCATCGACATGGCCTATGGCGCGATGGCCGGCGTGGCCATCCTGGCGGGGTTCGCGCGCGCCATCACGGGTCCCAAGGGCTGGGAGTTCTACGCGGGCAATCCGGTGTTCTGGGCCAAGATCGTCGTCTTCGCCATCGTCGGCGGGTTGTCCGCGGTTCCCACCACGGCGCTGCTGAGGTGGCGGCGTGCCGGCGTGCCGGCCGAGGCCGAACTGCTGCGCCTGCGCGGCTGGCTCAACGCGCAGCTGCTCCTGGTGCTGCTGATTCCGGTGCTCGCGGCCCTCATGGCGCGCGGCATCGGGCATTGA